One part of the Marichromatium purpuratum 984 genome encodes these proteins:
- a CDS encoding Rap1a/Tai family immunity protein yields MRSTPSLRQRLLTACLLPLLAAPALALERQDFDYETTRNLYNICSVPSGDAHAMTAALACRAFIEATMQYHDAVSAHEALEPLVCHPPKATLADAQAAFLDWAGKHADEGSLMDEVPVKGVVRALAERYPCR; encoded by the coding sequence ATGAGATCGACCCCATCGCTTCGTCAGCGGCTGCTCACCGCCTGTCTGCTACCGCTGCTGGCCGCCCCGGCGCTGGCGCTCGAGCGCCAGGACTTCGACTACGAGACCACCAGGAACCTCTACAACATCTGTTCGGTCCCATCCGGGGACGCACATGCGATGACCGCCGCGCTGGCCTGTCGTGCCTTCATCGAGGCGACCATGCAGTATCACGATGCGGTCTCCGCTCACGAGGCGCTCGAGCCGCTGGTCTGCCACCCGCCAAAGGCCACCCTGGCCGACGCCCAGGCGGCCTTCCTCGACTGGGCCGGCAAGCATGCCGACGAGGGGTCGCTGATGGACGAGGTGCCGGTCAAGGGCGTGGTGCGCGCCCTGGCCGAGCGTTATCCCTGCCGTTGA
- a CDS encoding SDR family oxidoreductase, translating into MKLILGCGYVGTRLARQYQAAGESVTGVVRSEQGQARLRAAGIEAARLPLGEPDVLDSLDWAGAEVFHLAPPPGEGREDGVTRALVEHFARVGDPRRLVYVSTTGVYGDCDGAWVDESQPLRPVADRAWRRLDAECVLREWRARSGGELVILRVAGIYGPDRLPLARLRSGQPLVRAEEAPYSNRIHVDDLVATCRAAMARGGDGEVYNVSDGRPSTMTEYFRAVAAAAGLARAPELPLAEAMGQLSAGMRSYMAESRRLSNRKLCESLGVELRYPDLEAGLRAALAEAS; encoded by the coding sequence GTGAAGTTGATCCTTGGATGTGGATATGTGGGCACCCGGCTGGCGCGCCAATACCAGGCCGCGGGCGAGTCGGTCACCGGGGTGGTGCGCAGCGAACAGGGGCAGGCGCGGTTGCGTGCGGCGGGGATCGAGGCGGCGCGGCTGCCGCTCGGCGAGCCCGATGTGCTCGACTCGCTCGACTGGGCCGGGGCCGAGGTCTTCCATCTCGCGCCGCCGCCGGGCGAGGGGCGAGAGGACGGCGTTACCCGCGCCCTGGTCGAGCACTTCGCGCGCGTCGGCGATCCGCGTCGGCTGGTCTATGTCAGCACCACCGGGGTCTATGGCGACTGTGACGGGGCCTGGGTCGACGAGTCGCAGCCGTTGCGCCCGGTGGCCGATCGCGCCTGGCGGCGTCTCGACGCCGAGTGCGTGCTGCGCGAGTGGCGTGCGCGCAGCGGCGGCGAGCTGGTGATCCTGCGTGTGGCCGGGATCTATGGCCCCGACCGGTTGCCGCTGGCGCGACTGCGCAGTGGCCAGCCGCTGGTGCGGGCCGAGGAGGCGCCGTACTCCAACCGTATCCATGTCGACGATCTGGTCGCCACCTGCCGGGCGGCGATGGCGCGCGGTGGCGACGGCGAGGTCTACAACGTCAGCGACGGCCGCCCGAGCACCATGACCGAGTACTTCCGCGCGGTGGCCGCCGCCGCCGGGCTGGCGCGCGCGCCCGAGCTGCCGCTGGCCGAGGCGATGGGTCAGCTCTCGGCGGGGATGCGCTCTTACATGGCCGAGTCGCGCCGACTCTCCAACCGCAAGCTGTGCGAATCGCTGGGGGTCGAGCTGCGCTATCCGGACCTCGAGGCCGGGCTGCGCGCGGCGCTGGCCGAGGCGTCCTGA
- a CDS encoding 2Fe-2S iron-sulfur cluster-binding protein: MGFQISIDADGPRFSAEPGETVLDAALRQGIALPHGCRDGRCGSCAVTLAAGEIDYPGGTPPALAGLGAEQCLTCRAVPRSDLHLDLPARPRPEEPQQVRTLPCRVERIERLAPEVMGLSLKLPDHDPLRFRAGQYLDVLLRDGSRRAFSFASAPALSPYLELHIRRVPGGRFTTEVFERLGERALLRVQAPLGDFGLDPTSTAPAILIGGGTGFAPLKSMIEDAIARGQQRPLLLYRGARTRADLYLPDLAPRWAAEHPWFGHQAVLSEPEPDWDGRRGLVHQAVIEDFPDLAGHQVYISGPPAMIEHARPALLARGLDPAALFTDAFVDTSHGN; encoded by the coding sequence ATGGGATTTCAGATCAGTATCGACGCCGACGGACCACGTTTCAGCGCCGAGCCAGGCGAGACCGTGCTCGACGCCGCGCTGCGCCAGGGCATCGCTCTGCCCCACGGTTGTCGCGACGGGCGTTGCGGCAGCTGCGCCGTGACCCTCGCCGCCGGCGAGATCGACTACCCCGGCGGCACGCCGCCGGCGCTCGCCGGGCTCGGCGCCGAGCAGTGTCTGACCTGCCGCGCCGTCCCCCGCAGCGACCTGCATCTCGACCTGCCGGCGCGCCCCCGGCCCGAGGAGCCGCAACAGGTGCGCACCCTGCCCTGCCGGGTCGAGCGCATCGAGCGGCTCGCCCCCGAGGTGATGGGGCTCAGCCTCAAGCTCCCCGATCACGACCCGCTGCGCTTTCGCGCTGGACAATATCTCGACGTGCTGCTGCGCGACGGCAGCCGCCGTGCCTTCTCCTTCGCCAGCGCCCCGGCGCTCAGCCCCTATCTCGAACTGCACATCCGTCGGGTACCGGGCGGACGCTTCACCACCGAGGTCTTCGAGCGCCTCGGCGAGCGCGCGCTGCTGCGCGTCCAGGCCCCGCTCGGCGACTTCGGGCTCGATCCCACGAGCACGGCGCCGGCGATCCTGATCGGCGGCGGCACCGGCTTCGCCCCGCTCAAGTCGATGATCGAGGACGCCATCGCCCGCGGCCAGCAGCGCCCGCTGCTGCTCTATCGCGGCGCCCGCACCCGCGCCGATCTCTACCTCCCCGACCTCGCCCCGCGCTGGGCCGCCGAGCACCCCTGGTTCGGCCACCAGGCGGTGCTCTCCGAGCCCGAGCCGGACTGGGACGGGCGCCGCGGACTGGTCCATCAGGCGGTGATCGAGGACTTCCCCGACCTCGCCGGCCACCAGGTCTACATCAGCGGCCCGCCGGCGATGATCGAGCACGCCCGCCCCGCGCTGCTCGCCCGCGGCCTCGACCCGGCGGCACTGTTCACCGATGCCTTCGTCGACACCAGTCACGGCAACTGA
- a CDS encoding uroporphyrinogen-III synthase yields MAGCDLGGRGVLVTRPAAQADGLCALIAEAGGRPIRLPTIEIVPPVDPAPARTLLRADWDLLYFVSVNAVEQALALVPAAHWPRAARIAAVGRATAEALAAAGRAPDLVPSDSYDSETLLRHPALAEMAGQRVLIVRGDGGRAVFANALVERGAEVAFAEVYRRVCPAHDVAALLRDWDAEVGLALATSNRVLDNLVELIGPAGRAPLLATPLAVIAERTARHAGEIGFARVEVADRADDPGMLAALCRLCAVR; encoded by the coding sequence ATGGCCGGTTGCGATCTCGGTGGTCGCGGCGTCCTGGTGACGCGTCCGGCGGCGCAGGCCGACGGGCTCTGTGCGCTGATCGCCGAGGCCGGTGGCCGGCCGATCCGGTTGCCGACCATCGAGATCGTGCCTCCCGTCGATCCGGCGCCCGCGCGGACGCTGCTGCGCGCCGACTGGGACCTGCTCTACTTCGTCAGCGTCAATGCCGTCGAACAGGCGCTGGCGCTGGTCCCTGCGGCGCACTGGCCGCGCGCGGCGCGGATCGCCGCGGTGGGGCGGGCGACGGCCGAGGCGCTGGCCGCGGCCGGTCGCGCGCCCGATCTGGTGCCCAGCGACAGCTACGACAGCGAGACCCTGTTGCGTCACCCGGCGCTCGCCGAGATGGCCGGGCAACGGGTGCTGATCGTGCGCGGCGACGGTGGCCGTGCGGTGTTCGCCAACGCCCTCGTCGAGCGTGGCGCCGAGGTGGCCTTTGCCGAGGTCTATCGGCGGGTGTGCCCGGCGCACGACGTCGCCGCGCTGTTGCGTGACTGGGACGCTGAGGTGGGGCTGGCGCTCGCCACCAGTAACCGGGTGCTCGACAACCTCGTCGAGCTGATCGGTCCGGCCGGTCGCGCGCCGCTTCTCGCCACCCCGCTGGCGGTGATCGCCGAGCGCACCGCGCGCCATGCCGGCGAGATCGGTTTCGCGCGGGTCGAGGTCGCCGATCGTGCCGACGATCCGGGCATGCTCGCCGCACTGTGCCGGCTCTGCGCCGTGCGCTGA